In the genome of Fundidesulfovibrio soli, one region contains:
- a CDS encoding ABC transporter permease translates to MAAYREIKVHTPLALKVLPVVSVVGFFTVWEFVVRSGMVPETMLAAPSTVVQLLYQKLWDVDPDGALLHEHAWISIQEAFSGYFLSLLIGIPLGLAMGWFMTAEGLARPIFEIIRPIPPVAWIPLTIFWFGIGLPGKIFIIWIGGLVPCVINAYVGVKMTNPTLIQMSRTYGASDWQIFTRLCIPSALPMVFGALQIALACCWTNLVAAELLAADAGLGFMITMGRRLALPEMVVLGMIMVGLTGAVIGVAIDIVERRLLAGIRR, encoded by the coding sequence ATGGCCGCCTACCGGGAGATCAAGGTACACACGCCGCTTGCCCTCAAGGTTTTGCCGGTTGTGAGCGTCGTCGGATTCTTCACCGTCTGGGAGTTCGTGGTGCGCTCCGGCATGGTGCCGGAGACCATGCTGGCCGCTCCGAGCACAGTCGTGCAGCTGCTCTACCAGAAGCTGTGGGACGTGGACCCCGACGGCGCCCTGCTGCACGAACACGCCTGGATCAGCATCCAGGAGGCCTTCAGCGGCTACTTCCTCTCCCTGCTGATCGGGATTCCCCTGGGGCTGGCCATGGGCTGGTTCATGACGGCCGAGGGCCTGGCCCGGCCCATCTTCGAGATCATCCGCCCCATCCCCCCGGTGGCCTGGATTCCCCTGACCATCTTCTGGTTCGGCATCGGCCTGCCGGGCAAGATCTTCATCATCTGGATAGGCGGCCTGGTGCCCTGCGTCATCAACGCCTACGTGGGCGTGAAGATGACCAACCCCACGCTGATCCAGATGTCGCGGACGTACGGCGCAAGCGACTGGCAGATTTTCACCCGGCTGTGCATCCCCTCGGCCCTGCCCATGGTCTTCGGGGCCCTCCAGATCGCCCTGGCCTGCTGCTGGACCAACCTCGTTGCCGCGGAGCTCCTGGCCGCCGACGCGGGGCTCGGGTTCATGATCACCATGGGCCGGCGCCTGGCCCTGCCCGAGATGGTGGTGCTTGGCATGATCATGGTGGGCCTCACCGGCGCGGTCATCGGCGTCGCCATCGACATCGTGGAAAGACGGCTTCTGGCCGGCATCAGGAGATGA
- a CDS encoding ABC transporter permease — MTAEPKDNGCVANETVSACADRTPLTIGKVLGNRWFLHAVSLATFFVAWHMLASKGADSGGTSSVATPMAVLAQLVELWETELAEMTLLGHIWASTQRVLVGFSIAAVIAVPLGLFMALNRYVNAAVKPLFDLLKPMPPISWISISILWFGIGEPSKVFIIVLGTFVPCLLNAYNGVRLVEPELYDVIRTLGGNRRDEIMDVCFPASFPSIFAGLQISLSIAWTCVLAAELVSARSGLGYIIVQGMNLSKPAMVLGGMTVIAIAAWGTTLLVSALERKLCPWKRKIADF, encoded by the coding sequence ATGACCGCTGAACCGAAAGACAACGGCTGCGTGGCCAACGAGACCGTCTCCGCCTGTGCGGACCGGACGCCCTTGACCATCGGGAAGGTGCTCGGCAACCGCTGGTTCCTGCACGCCGTGTCCCTGGCGACCTTCTTCGTCGCCTGGCACATGCTGGCCAGCAAGGGCGCGGATTCCGGCGGCACCAGCTCGGTGGCCACGCCAATGGCGGTGCTGGCGCAGCTCGTGGAACTCTGGGAAACCGAGCTGGCCGAGATGACCCTGCTCGGCCACATCTGGGCCAGCACGCAACGGGTGCTCGTCGGCTTTTCCATCGCGGCCGTGATCGCCGTGCCCCTGGGGCTGTTCATGGCCCTCAATCGCTACGTCAACGCGGCGGTCAAACCGCTTTTCGACCTGCTCAAGCCCATGCCGCCCATCTCCTGGATTTCCATATCCATCCTGTGGTTCGGCATCGGCGAGCCCTCCAAGGTGTTCATCATCGTGCTCGGCACCTTCGTCCCCTGCCTGCTGAACGCCTACAACGGCGTGCGCCTCGTGGAGCCCGAACTCTACGACGTCATCCGCACCCTGGGCGGCAACCGGCGCGACGAGATCATGGACGTGTGCTTCCCGGCCTCGTTCCCGTCCATCTTCGCCGGGCTTCAGATTTCGCTGTCCATCGCCTGGACCTGCGTCCTGGCCGCCGAGCTGGTCAGCGCGCGCTCGGGGCTCGGCTACATCATCGTCCAGGGCATGAACCTCTCCAAACCCGCCATGGTCCTGGGCGGCATGACCGTGATCGCCATCGCGGCCTGGGGCACCACGCTGCTGGTGAGCGCCCTGGAGAGGAAGCTCTGCCCCTGGAAACGCAAGATCGCGGACTTTTAA